The following are from one region of the Corylus avellana chromosome ca1, CavTom2PMs-1.0 genome:
- the LOC132165315 gene encoding LOW QUALITY PROTEIN: pheophytinase, chloroplastic (The sequence of the model RefSeq protein was modified relative to this genomic sequence to represent the inferred CDS: inserted 1 base in 1 codon; substituted 4 bases at 4 genomic stop codons), which yields MSIFNYITATRVGKENNENNLDQSIIKKPSHQGRLRSLNILKGFKNVDSKILSGGXNGYVIGGEGDASDISERGESATKVVIPELPDESNGEVGAPVSSCFWEWKPKFNVHYEKAGCENVNSAPVLFLPGFGVGSFHYWKQLKDLGRDFRVWAIDFLGQGMSLPLEDPTPRLSEGDTSVRKDYAWGFGDETEPWASDLVYSIDLWRHXVQYFIEQVIGKPVYIVGNSIGGFVALYFAARNPHLVKGVTLLNATPFWGFLPNPIRSPRLAKVFPXAGTFPLPSSVRKLTELMXWEKISDPTSIAEVLKQAYADHSTNVDKVFSCILETTRHPAATASFASIMFAPQGQLSFRDALSRCQMNNVPICLMYGKEDPWVKPVWGVQVKLQVPEAPYYEISPAGHCPHDEVPEVVNYLLRGWIKNRETXGSVALPLLDDEESIEYNFAKDLEFVRDGSSKSVRVHFFGSSFSLWNMIRSLIKSHFGNSYFKS from the exons ATGAGCATATTTAATTACATAACAGCCACCAGGGTAGGtaaagaaaacaatgaaaacaaTTTAGATCAGTCTATAATAAAGAAACCCAGCCACCAGGGCAGGTTAAGATCATTAAATATCCTTAAAGGCTTCAAAAATGTTGATTCCAAGATCTTGAGTGGAGGCTAGAATGGTTATGTGATTGGTGGGGAAGGGGATGCAAGTGATATATCAGAAAGGGGGGAGTCAGCAACTAAGGTTGTAATTCCTGAACTGCCAGATGAATCAAATGGTGAAGTTGGTGCCCCAGTTAGTAGCTGTTTTTGGGAATGGAAGCCCAAATTCAATGTACATTATGAGAAAGCAGGGTGTGAAAATGTGAATTCCGCGCCAGTGCTCTTTCTTCCTGGATTTGGTGTTGGTTCGTTTCATTATTGGAAACAACTGAAGGATTTAGGACGTGATTTTAGGGTTTGGGCAATTGATTTTCTTGGGCAAGGCATGTCATTGCCATTAGAAGATCCTACTCCCCGTTTGAGTGAAGGAGATACATCAGTGAGGAAGGATTATGCCTGGGGCTTTGGAGATGAAACTGAACCATGGGCAAGTGATCTTGTTTACTCTATTGATTTATGGCGAC AAGTTCAATATTTCATAGAGCAG GTCATTGGCAAACCAGTGTATATTGTTGGGAACTCAATAGGGGGATTCGTGGCTCTATATTTTGCAGCACGCAACCCTCATTTGGTGAAAGGTGTTACATTGCTTAATGCAACCCCTTTCTGGGGATTTCTACCTAACCCCATAAGATCTCCTAGACTAGCAAAAGTATTTCCATAGGCTGGAACATTTCCTCTGCCTTCTAGTGTGAGAAAGCTCACAGAATTGATGTAA TGGGAGAAAATAAGTGATCCTACAAGTATCGCAGAGGTACTGAAGCAAGCTTACGCAGATCATTCAACGAATGTTGACAAAgtgttttcttgtatacttgaGACAACACGGCATCCAGCTGCCACTGCATCATTTGCCTCGATTATGTTTGCTCCTCAGGGACAATTATCTTTTAGGGATGCTTTATCTAG ATGTCAAATGAACAATGTACCAATCTGCCTCATGTATGGAAAAGAAGACCCCTGGGTCAAACCCGTTTGGGGCGTTCAGGTGAAACTCCAGGTACCGGAAGCTCCGTATTATGAGATCAGCCCGGCAGGTCACTGCCCTCATGATGAAGTTCCTGAG GTTGTGAATTATTTATTACGCGGGTGGATCAAAAACCGAGAGACGTAGGGCTCGGTTGCATTACCTCTACTTGATGATGAAGAAAGTATCGAGTACAATTTTGCCAAGGACTTGGAATTTGTGAGAGATGGATCAAGCAAATCAGTGAGGGTGCATTTCTTTGGATCCAGCTTCTCACTTTGGAACATGATAAGATCTTTAATCAAATCTCACTTTGGTAATTCATATTTCAAATCTTGA
- the LOC132166919 gene encoding non-specific lipid-transfer protein 3-like has product MKHNLSTCTTISIIYSKASYTQPATKTLKLAINSILIFMAASVVLKLTCLVLACMVASAPMAAEADIACNQVVSYLTPCVSYVASGGSVPAACCSGIKSLYDLAKTTADRQSVCRCLKQAVNGIPYTGYNIGLAAGLPNKCGVNLPYNINPSANCNEYDC; this is encoded by the coding sequence ATGAAACACAATCTTTCGACTTGCACCACCATCTCCATTATATACAGCAAGGCCTCTTACACTCAGCCAGCGACCAAAACCTTAAAACTAGCAATCAATTCAATTCTTATCTTCATGGCTGCCTCTGTTGTCCTGAAGCTGACTTGCTTGGTGCTTGCATGCATGGTGGCAAGCGCACCCATGGCTGCCGAAGCAGACATAGCATGCAACCAGGTGGTGAGTTACCTGACCCCATGTGTTTCTTATGTAGCCAGTGGTGGGTCTGTGCCGGCTGCTTGCTGCAGCGGGATCAAGTCCCTCTACGATCTGGCTAAGACCACGGCGGACCGCCAGAGCGTTTGCAGGTGTCTGAAGCAAGCTGTTAATGGGATTCCGTACACTGGTTACAACATTGGTCTAGCAGCTGGACTTCCTAACAAGTGTGGGGTTAACCTCCCTTACAATATCAACCCTTCTGCAAACTGCAACGAGTATGACTGCTAG